A single genomic interval of Homo sapiens chromosome 7, GRCh38.p14 Primary Assembly harbors:
- the ANLN gene encoding anillin isoform X3 gives MDPFTEKLLERTRARRENLQRKMAERPTAAPRSMTHAKRARQPLSEASNQQPLSGGEEKSCTKPSPSKKRCSDNTEVEVSNLENKQPVESTSAKSCSPSPVSPQVQPQAADTISDSVAVPASLLGMRRGLNSRLEATAASSVKTRMQKLAEQRRRWDNDDMTDDIPESSLFSPMPSEEKAASPPRPLLSNASATPVGRRGRLANLAATICSWEDDVNHSFAKQNSVQEQPGTACLSKFSSASGASARINSSSVKQEATFCSQRDGDASLNKALSSSADDASLVNASISSSVKATSPVKSTTSITDAKSCEGQNPELLPKTPISPLKTGVSKPIVKSTLSQTVPSKGELSREICLQSQSKDKSTTPGGTGIKPFLERFGERCQEHSKESPARSTPHRTPIITPNTKAIQERLFKQDTSSSTTHLAQQLKQERQKELACLRGRFDKGNIWSAEKGGNSKSKQLETKQETHCQSTPLKKHQGVSKTQSLPVTEKVTENQIPAKNSSTEPKGFTECEMTKSSPLKITLFLEEDKSLKVTSDPKVEQKIEVIREIEMSVDDDDINSSKVINDLFSDVLEEGELDMEKSQEEMDQALAESSEEQEDALNISSMSLLAPLAQTVGVSLVSTPRLELKDTSRSDESPKPGKFQRTRVPRAESGDSLGSEDRDLLYSIDAYRSQRFKETERPSIKQVIVRKEDVTSKLDEKNNAFPCQVNIKQKMQELNNEINMQQTVIYQASQALNCCVDEEHGKGSLEEAEAERLLLIATGKRTLLIDELNKLKNEGPQRKNKASPQSEFMPSKGSVTLSEIRLPLKADFVCSTVQKPDAANYYYLIILKAGAENMVATPLASTSNSLNGDALTFTTTFTLQDVSNDFEINIEVYSLVQKKDPSGLDKKKKTSKSKAITPKRLLTSITTKSNIHSSVMASPGGLSAVRTSNFALVGSYTLSLSSVGNTKFVLDKVPFLSSLEGHIYLKIKCQVNSSVEERGFLTIFEDVSGFGAWHRRWCVLSGNCISYWTYPDDEKRKNPIGRINLANCTSRQIEPANREFCARRNTFELITVRPQREDDRETLVSQCRDTLCVTKNWLSADTKEERDLWMQKLNQVLVDIRLWQPDACYKPIGKP, from the exons aaaCTGCTGGAGCGAACCCGTGCCAGGCGAGAGAATCTTCAGAGAAAAATGGCTGAGAGGCCCACAGCAGCTCCAAGGTCTATGACTCATGCTAAGCGAGCTAGACAGCCACTTTCAGAAGCAAGTAACCAGCAGCCCCTCTCTGGTGGTGAAG AGAAATCTTGTACAAAACCATCGCCATCAAAAAAACGCTGTTCTGACAACACTGAAGTAGAAGTTTCTAACTTGGAAAATAAACAACCAGTTGAGTCGACATCTGCAAAATCTTGTTCTCCAAGTCCTGTGTCTCCTCAGGTGCAGCCACAAGCAGCAGATACCATCAGTGATTCTGTTGCTGTCCCGGCATCACTGCTGGGCATGAGGAGAGGGCTGAACTCAAGATTGGAAGCAACTGCAGCCTCCTCAGTTAAAACACGTATGCAAAAACTTGCAGAGCAACGGCGCCGTTGGGATAATGATGATATGACAG atgACATTCCTGAAAGCTCACTCTTCTCACCAATGCCATCAGAGGAAAAGGCTGCTTCCCCTCCCAGACCTCTGCTTTCAAATGCCTCGGCAACTCCAGTTGGCAGAAGGGGCCGTCTGGCCAATCTTGCTGCAACTATTTGCTCCTGGGAAGATGATGTAAATCACtcatttgcaaaacaaaacagtgtaCAAGAACAGCCTGGTACCGCTTGTTTATCCAAATTTTCCTCTGCAAGTGGAGCATCTGCTAGGATCAATAGCAGCAGTGTTAAGCAGGAAGCTACATTCTGTTCCCAAAGGGATGGCGATGCCTCTTTGAATAAAGCCCTATCCTCAAGTGCTGATGATGCGTCTTTGGTTAATGCCTCAATTTCCAGCTCTGTG AAAGCTACTTCTCCAGTGAAATCTACTACATCTATCACTGATGCTAAAAGTTGTGAGGGACAAAATCCTGAGCTACTTCCAAAAACTCCTATTAGTCCTCTGAAAACGGGGGTATCGAAACCAATTGTGAAGTCAACTTTATCCCAGACAGTTCCATCCAAGGGAGAATTAAGTAGAGAAATTTGTCTGCAATCTCAATCTAAAGACAAATCTACGACACCAG GAGGAACAGGAATTAAGCCTTTCCTGGAACGCTTTGGAGAGCGTTGTCAAGAACATAGCAAAGAAAGTCCAGCTCGTAGCACACCCCACAGAACCCCCATTATTACTCCAAATACAAAGGCCATCCAAGAAAGATTATTCAAGCAAGACACATCTTCATCTACTACCCATTTAGCACAACAGCTCAAGCAG GAACGTCAAAAAGAACTAGCATGTCTTCGTGGCCGATTTGACAAGGGCAATATATGGAGTGCAGAAAAAGGCGGaaactcaaaaagcaaacaactagAAACCAAACAG GAAACTCACTGTCAGAGCACTCCCCTCAAAAAACACCAAGGTGTTTCAAAAACTCAGTCACTTCCAGTAACAGAAAAGGTGACCGAAAACCAGATACCAGCCAAAAATTCTAGTACAGAACCTAAAG gtTTCACTGAATGCGAAATGACGAAATCTAGCCCTTTGAAAATAACATTGTTTTTAGAAGAGGACAAATCCTTAAAAGTAACATCAGACCCAAAGGTTGAGCAGAAAATTG aagtgATACGTGAAATTGAGATGAGTGTGGATGATGATGATATCAATAGTTCGAAAGTAATTAATGACCTCTTCAGTGATGTCCTAGAGGAAGGTGAACTAGATATGGAGAAGAGCCAAGAGGAGATGGATCAAGCATTAGCAGAAAGCAGCGAAGAACAGGAAGATGCACTGAATATCTCCTCAATGTCTTTACTTGCACCATTGGCACAAACAGTTGGTGTG AGTTTAGTGTCCACACCTAGACTGGAATTGAAAGACACCAGCAGAAGTGATGAAAGTCCAAAACCAGGAAAATTCCAAAGAACTCGTGTCCCTCGAGCTGAATCTGGTGATAGCCTTGGTTCTGAAGATCGTGATCTTCTTTACAG CATTGATGCATATAGATCTCAAAGATTCAAAGAAACAGAACGTCCATCAATAAAGCAGGTGATTGTTCGGAAGGAAGATGTTACTTCAAAACtggatgaaaaaaataatgccTTTCCTTGTCAAGTTAATATCAAACAGAAAATGCAG GAACTCAATAACGAAATAAATATGCAACAGACAGTGATCTATCAAGCTAGCCAGGCTCTTAACTGCTGTGTTGATGAAGAACATGGAAAAGGGTCCCTAGAAGAAGCTGAAGCAGAAAGACTTCTTCTAATTGCAA CTGGGAAGAGAACACTTTTGATTGATGAATTGAATAAATTGAAGAACGAAGGACCTCAGAGGAAGAATAAGGCTAGTCCCCAAAGTGAATTTATGCCATCCAAAGGATCAGTTACTTTGTCAGAAATCCGCTTGCCTCTAAAAGCAGATTTTGTCTGCAGTACGGTTCAgaaaccag ATGCAGCAAATTACTATTACTTAATTATACTAAAAGCAGGAGCTGAAAATATGGTAGCCACACCATTAGCAAGTACTTCAAACTCTCTTAACGGTGATGCTCTGACATTCACTACTACATTTACTCT GCAAGATGTATCCAAtgactttgaaataaatattgaagTTTACAGCTTG GTGCAAAAGAAAGATCCCTCAGGCCttgataagaagaaaaaaacatccaAGTCCAAG GCTATTACTCCAAAGCGACTCCTCACATCTATAACCACA aaaagcaacATTCATTCTTCAG TCATGGCCAGTCCAGGAGGTCTTAGTGCTGTGCGAACCAGCAACTTCGCCCTTGTTGGATCTTACACATTATCATTGTCTTCAGTAGGAAATACTAAGTTTGTTCTGGACAAG GTCccctttttatcttctttggaaggtcatatttatttaaaaataaaatgtcaagtgAATTCCAGTGTTGAAGAAAGAGGTTTTCTA ACCATATTTGAAGATGTTAGTGGTTTTGGTGCCTGGCATCGAAGATGGTGTGTTCTTTCTGGAAACTGTATATCTTATTGGACTTATCCAGATGATGAGAAACGCAAG
- the ANLN gene encoding anillin isoform X4: MDPFTEKLLERTRARRENLQRKMAERPTAAPRSMTHAKRARQPLSEASNQQPLSGGEEKSCTKPSPSKKRCSDNTEVEVSNLENKQPVESTSAKSCSPSPVSPQVQPQAADTISDSVAVPASLLGMRRGLNSRLEATAASSVKTRMQKLAEQRRRWDNDDMTDDIPESSLFSPMPSEEKAASPPRPLLSNASATPVGRRGRLANLAATICSWEDDVNHSFAKQNSVQEQPGTACLSKFSSASGASARINSSSVKQEATFCSQRDGDASLNKALSSSADDASLVNASISSSVKATSPVKSTTSITDAKSCEGQNPELLPKTPISPLKTGVSKPIVKSTLSQTVPSKGELSREICLQSQSKDKSTTPGGTGIKPFLERFGERCQEHSKESPARSTPHRTPIITPNTKAIQERLFKQDTSSSTTHLAQQLKQERQKELACLRGRFDKGNIWSAEKGGNSKSKQLETKQETHCQSTPLKKHQGVSKTQSLPVTEKVTENQIPAKNSSTEPKEVIREIEMSVDDDDINSSKVINDLFSDVLEEGELDMEKSQEEMDQALAESSEEQEDALNISSMSLLAPLAQTVGVVSPESLVSTPRLELKDTSRSDESPKPGKFQRTRVPRAESGDSLGSEDRDLLYSIDAYRSQRFKETERPSIKQVIVRKEDVTSKLDEKNNAFPCQVNIKQKMQELNNEINMQQTVIYQASQALNCCVDEEHGKGSLEEAEAERLLLIATGKRTLLIDELNKLKNEGPQRKNKASPQSEFMPSKGSVTLSEIRLPLKADFVCSTVQKPDAANYYYLIILKAGAENMVATPLASTSNSLNGDALTFTTTFTLQDVSNDFEINIEVYSLVQKKDPSGLDKKKKTSKSKAITPKRLLTSITTKSNIHSSVMASPGGLSAVRTSNFALVGSYTLSLSSVGNTKFVLDKINYDVRERELLGYLFQEKVPFLSSLEGHIYLKIKCQVNSSVEERGFLTIFEDVSGFGAWHRRWCVLSGNCISYWTYPDDEKRKNPIGRINLANCTSRQIEPANREFCARRNTFELITVRPQREDDRETLVSQCRDTLCVTKNWLSADTKEERDLWMQKLNQVLVDIRLWQPDACYKPIGKP, encoded by the exons aaaCTGCTGGAGCGAACCCGTGCCAGGCGAGAGAATCTTCAGAGAAAAATGGCTGAGAGGCCCACAGCAGCTCCAAGGTCTATGACTCATGCTAAGCGAGCTAGACAGCCACTTTCAGAAGCAAGTAACCAGCAGCCCCTCTCTGGTGGTGAAG AGAAATCTTGTACAAAACCATCGCCATCAAAAAAACGCTGTTCTGACAACACTGAAGTAGAAGTTTCTAACTTGGAAAATAAACAACCAGTTGAGTCGACATCTGCAAAATCTTGTTCTCCAAGTCCTGTGTCTCCTCAGGTGCAGCCACAAGCAGCAGATACCATCAGTGATTCTGTTGCTGTCCCGGCATCACTGCTGGGCATGAGGAGAGGGCTGAACTCAAGATTGGAAGCAACTGCAGCCTCCTCAGTTAAAACACGTATGCAAAAACTTGCAGAGCAACGGCGCCGTTGGGATAATGATGATATGACAG atgACATTCCTGAAAGCTCACTCTTCTCACCAATGCCATCAGAGGAAAAGGCTGCTTCCCCTCCCAGACCTCTGCTTTCAAATGCCTCGGCAACTCCAGTTGGCAGAAGGGGCCGTCTGGCCAATCTTGCTGCAACTATTTGCTCCTGGGAAGATGATGTAAATCACtcatttgcaaaacaaaacagtgtaCAAGAACAGCCTGGTACCGCTTGTTTATCCAAATTTTCCTCTGCAAGTGGAGCATCTGCTAGGATCAATAGCAGCAGTGTTAAGCAGGAAGCTACATTCTGTTCCCAAAGGGATGGCGATGCCTCTTTGAATAAAGCCCTATCCTCAAGTGCTGATGATGCGTCTTTGGTTAATGCCTCAATTTCCAGCTCTGTG AAAGCTACTTCTCCAGTGAAATCTACTACATCTATCACTGATGCTAAAAGTTGTGAGGGACAAAATCCTGAGCTACTTCCAAAAACTCCTATTAGTCCTCTGAAAACGGGGGTATCGAAACCAATTGTGAAGTCAACTTTATCCCAGACAGTTCCATCCAAGGGAGAATTAAGTAGAGAAATTTGTCTGCAATCTCAATCTAAAGACAAATCTACGACACCAG GAGGAACAGGAATTAAGCCTTTCCTGGAACGCTTTGGAGAGCGTTGTCAAGAACATAGCAAAGAAAGTCCAGCTCGTAGCACACCCCACAGAACCCCCATTATTACTCCAAATACAAAGGCCATCCAAGAAAGATTATTCAAGCAAGACACATCTTCATCTACTACCCATTTAGCACAACAGCTCAAGCAG GAACGTCAAAAAGAACTAGCATGTCTTCGTGGCCGATTTGACAAGGGCAATATATGGAGTGCAGAAAAAGGCGGaaactcaaaaagcaaacaactagAAACCAAACAG GAAACTCACTGTCAGAGCACTCCCCTCAAAAAACACCAAGGTGTTTCAAAAACTCAGTCACTTCCAGTAACAGAAAAGGTGACCGAAAACCAGATACCAGCCAAAAATTCTAGTACAGAACCTAAAG aagtgATACGTGAAATTGAGATGAGTGTGGATGATGATGATATCAATAGTTCGAAAGTAATTAATGACCTCTTCAGTGATGTCCTAGAGGAAGGTGAACTAGATATGGAGAAGAGCCAAGAGGAGATGGATCAAGCATTAGCAGAAAGCAGCGAAGAACAGGAAGATGCACTGAATATCTCCTCAATGTCTTTACTTGCACCATTGGCACAAACAGTTGGTGTGGTAAGTCCAGAG AGTTTAGTGTCCACACCTAGACTGGAATTGAAAGACACCAGCAGAAGTGATGAAAGTCCAAAACCAGGAAAATTCCAAAGAACTCGTGTCCCTCGAGCTGAATCTGGTGATAGCCTTGGTTCTGAAGATCGTGATCTTCTTTACAG CATTGATGCATATAGATCTCAAAGATTCAAAGAAACAGAACGTCCATCAATAAAGCAGGTGATTGTTCGGAAGGAAGATGTTACTTCAAAACtggatgaaaaaaataatgccTTTCCTTGTCAAGTTAATATCAAACAGAAAATGCAG GAACTCAATAACGAAATAAATATGCAACAGACAGTGATCTATCAAGCTAGCCAGGCTCTTAACTGCTGTGTTGATGAAGAACATGGAAAAGGGTCCCTAGAAGAAGCTGAAGCAGAAAGACTTCTTCTAATTGCAA CTGGGAAGAGAACACTTTTGATTGATGAATTGAATAAATTGAAGAACGAAGGACCTCAGAGGAAGAATAAGGCTAGTCCCCAAAGTGAATTTATGCCATCCAAAGGATCAGTTACTTTGTCAGAAATCCGCTTGCCTCTAAAAGCAGATTTTGTCTGCAGTACGGTTCAgaaaccag ATGCAGCAAATTACTATTACTTAATTATACTAAAAGCAGGAGCTGAAAATATGGTAGCCACACCATTAGCAAGTACTTCAAACTCTCTTAACGGTGATGCTCTGACATTCACTACTACATTTACTCT GCAAGATGTATCCAAtgactttgaaataaatattgaagTTTACAGCTTG GTGCAAAAGAAAGATCCCTCAGGCCttgataagaagaaaaaaacatccaAGTCCAAG GCTATTACTCCAAAGCGACTCCTCACATCTATAACCACA aaaagcaacATTCATTCTTCAG TCATGGCCAGTCCAGGAGGTCTTAGTGCTGTGCGAACCAGCAACTTCGCCCTTGTTGGATCTTACACATTATCATTGTCTTCAGTAGGAAATACTAAGTTTGTTCTGGACAAG aTAAATTATGATGTAAGAGAGCGAGAGCTACTGGGCTATTTGTTCCAGGAAAAG GTCccctttttatcttctttggaaggtcatatttatttaaaaataaaatgtcaagtgAATTCCAGTGTTGAAGAAAGAGGTTTTCTA ACCATATTTGAAGATGTTAGTGGTTTTGGTGCCTGGCATCGAAGATGGTGTGTTCTTTCTGGAAACTGTATATCTTATTGGACTTATCCAGATGATGAGAAACGCAAG
- the ANLN gene encoding anillin isoform X5, with protein MDPFTEKLLERTRARRENLQRKMAERPTAAPRSMTHAKRARQPLSEASNQQPLSGGEEKSCTKPSPSKKRCSDNTEVEVSNLENKQPVESTSAKSCSPSPVSPQVQPQAADTISDSVAVPASLLGMRRGLNSRLEATAASSVKTRMQKLAEQRRRWDNDDMTDDIPESSLFSPMPSEEKAASPPRPLLSNASATPVGRRGRLANLAATICSWEDDVNHSFAKQNSVQEQPGTACLSKFSSASGASARINSSSVKQEATFCSQRDGDASLNKALSSSADDASLVNASISSSVKATSPVKSTTSITDAKSCEGQNPELLPKTPISPLKTGVSKPIVKSTLSQTVPSKGELSREICLQSQSKDKSTTPGGTGIKPFLERFGERCQEHSKESPARSTPHRTPIITPNTKAIQERLFKQDTSSSTTHLAQQLKQERQKELACLRGRFDKGNIWSAEKGGNSKSKQLETKQETHCQSTPLKKHQGVSKTQSLPVTEKVTENQIPAKNSSTEPKEVIREIEMSVDDDDINSSKVINDLFSDVLEEGELDMEKSQEEMDQALAESSEEQEDALNISSMSLLAPLAQTVGVSLVSTPRLELKDTSRSDESPKPGKFQRTRVPRAESGDSLGSEDRDLLYSIDAYRSQRFKETERPSIKQVIVRKEDVTSKLDEKNNAFPCQVNIKQKMQELNNEINMQQTVIYQASQALNCCVDEEHGKGSLEEAEAERLLLIATGKRTLLIDELNKLKNEGPQRKNKASPQSEFMPSKGSVTLSEIRLPLKADFVCSTVQKPDAANYYYLIILKAGAENMVATPLASTSNSLNGDALTFTTTFTLQDVSNDFEINIEVYSLVQKKDPSGLDKKKKTSKSKAITPKRLLTSITTKSNIHSSVMASPGGLSAVRTSNFALVGSYTLSLSSVGNTKFVLDKINYDVRERELLGYLFQEKVPFLSSLEGHIYLKIKCQVNSSVEERGFLTIFEDVSGFGAWHRRWCVLSGNCISYWTYPDDEKRKNPIGRINLANCTSRQIEPANREFCARRNTFELITVRPQREDDRETLVSQCRDTLCVTKNWLSADTKEERDLWMQKLNQVLVDIRLWQPDACYKPIGKP; from the exons aaaCTGCTGGAGCGAACCCGTGCCAGGCGAGAGAATCTTCAGAGAAAAATGGCTGAGAGGCCCACAGCAGCTCCAAGGTCTATGACTCATGCTAAGCGAGCTAGACAGCCACTTTCAGAAGCAAGTAACCAGCAGCCCCTCTCTGGTGGTGAAG AGAAATCTTGTACAAAACCATCGCCATCAAAAAAACGCTGTTCTGACAACACTGAAGTAGAAGTTTCTAACTTGGAAAATAAACAACCAGTTGAGTCGACATCTGCAAAATCTTGTTCTCCAAGTCCTGTGTCTCCTCAGGTGCAGCCACAAGCAGCAGATACCATCAGTGATTCTGTTGCTGTCCCGGCATCACTGCTGGGCATGAGGAGAGGGCTGAACTCAAGATTGGAAGCAACTGCAGCCTCCTCAGTTAAAACACGTATGCAAAAACTTGCAGAGCAACGGCGCCGTTGGGATAATGATGATATGACAG atgACATTCCTGAAAGCTCACTCTTCTCACCAATGCCATCAGAGGAAAAGGCTGCTTCCCCTCCCAGACCTCTGCTTTCAAATGCCTCGGCAACTCCAGTTGGCAGAAGGGGCCGTCTGGCCAATCTTGCTGCAACTATTTGCTCCTGGGAAGATGATGTAAATCACtcatttgcaaaacaaaacagtgtaCAAGAACAGCCTGGTACCGCTTGTTTATCCAAATTTTCCTCTGCAAGTGGAGCATCTGCTAGGATCAATAGCAGCAGTGTTAAGCAGGAAGCTACATTCTGTTCCCAAAGGGATGGCGATGCCTCTTTGAATAAAGCCCTATCCTCAAGTGCTGATGATGCGTCTTTGGTTAATGCCTCAATTTCCAGCTCTGTG AAAGCTACTTCTCCAGTGAAATCTACTACATCTATCACTGATGCTAAAAGTTGTGAGGGACAAAATCCTGAGCTACTTCCAAAAACTCCTATTAGTCCTCTGAAAACGGGGGTATCGAAACCAATTGTGAAGTCAACTTTATCCCAGACAGTTCCATCCAAGGGAGAATTAAGTAGAGAAATTTGTCTGCAATCTCAATCTAAAGACAAATCTACGACACCAG GAGGAACAGGAATTAAGCCTTTCCTGGAACGCTTTGGAGAGCGTTGTCAAGAACATAGCAAAGAAAGTCCAGCTCGTAGCACACCCCACAGAACCCCCATTATTACTCCAAATACAAAGGCCATCCAAGAAAGATTATTCAAGCAAGACACATCTTCATCTACTACCCATTTAGCACAACAGCTCAAGCAG GAACGTCAAAAAGAACTAGCATGTCTTCGTGGCCGATTTGACAAGGGCAATATATGGAGTGCAGAAAAAGGCGGaaactcaaaaagcaaacaactagAAACCAAACAG GAAACTCACTGTCAGAGCACTCCCCTCAAAAAACACCAAGGTGTTTCAAAAACTCAGTCACTTCCAGTAACAGAAAAGGTGACCGAAAACCAGATACCAGCCAAAAATTCTAGTACAGAACCTAAAG aagtgATACGTGAAATTGAGATGAGTGTGGATGATGATGATATCAATAGTTCGAAAGTAATTAATGACCTCTTCAGTGATGTCCTAGAGGAAGGTGAACTAGATATGGAGAAGAGCCAAGAGGAGATGGATCAAGCATTAGCAGAAAGCAGCGAAGAACAGGAAGATGCACTGAATATCTCCTCAATGTCTTTACTTGCACCATTGGCACAAACAGTTGGTGTG AGTTTAGTGTCCACACCTAGACTGGAATTGAAAGACACCAGCAGAAGTGATGAAAGTCCAAAACCAGGAAAATTCCAAAGAACTCGTGTCCCTCGAGCTGAATCTGGTGATAGCCTTGGTTCTGAAGATCGTGATCTTCTTTACAG CATTGATGCATATAGATCTCAAAGATTCAAAGAAACAGAACGTCCATCAATAAAGCAGGTGATTGTTCGGAAGGAAGATGTTACTTCAAAACtggatgaaaaaaataatgccTTTCCTTGTCAAGTTAATATCAAACAGAAAATGCAG GAACTCAATAACGAAATAAATATGCAACAGACAGTGATCTATCAAGCTAGCCAGGCTCTTAACTGCTGTGTTGATGAAGAACATGGAAAAGGGTCCCTAGAAGAAGCTGAAGCAGAAAGACTTCTTCTAATTGCAA CTGGGAAGAGAACACTTTTGATTGATGAATTGAATAAATTGAAGAACGAAGGACCTCAGAGGAAGAATAAGGCTAGTCCCCAAAGTGAATTTATGCCATCCAAAGGATCAGTTACTTTGTCAGAAATCCGCTTGCCTCTAAAAGCAGATTTTGTCTGCAGTACGGTTCAgaaaccag ATGCAGCAAATTACTATTACTTAATTATACTAAAAGCAGGAGCTGAAAATATGGTAGCCACACCATTAGCAAGTACTTCAAACTCTCTTAACGGTGATGCTCTGACATTCACTACTACATTTACTCT GCAAGATGTATCCAAtgactttgaaataaatattgaagTTTACAGCTTG GTGCAAAAGAAAGATCCCTCAGGCCttgataagaagaaaaaaacatccaAGTCCAAG GCTATTACTCCAAAGCGACTCCTCACATCTATAACCACA aaaagcaacATTCATTCTTCAG TCATGGCCAGTCCAGGAGGTCTTAGTGCTGTGCGAACCAGCAACTTCGCCCTTGTTGGATCTTACACATTATCATTGTCTTCAGTAGGAAATACTAAGTTTGTTCTGGACAAG aTAAATTATGATGTAAGAGAGCGAGAGCTACTGGGCTATTTGTTCCAGGAAAAG GTCccctttttatcttctttggaaggtcatatttatttaaaaataaaatgtcaagtgAATTCCAGTGTTGAAGAAAGAGGTTTTCTA ACCATATTTGAAGATGTTAGTGGTTTTGGTGCCTGGCATCGAAGATGGTGTGTTCTTTCTGGAAACTGTATATCTTATTGGACTTATCCAGATGATGAGAAACGCAAG